In Gadus chalcogrammus isolate NIFS_2021 chromosome 11, NIFS_Gcha_1.0, whole genome shotgun sequence, a single window of DNA contains:
- the zyx gene encoding zyxin: MEESSNKPLMVTSSINFKVTTPSFYNQPKKFASVAPPRPKSQSPPSGPSPTPVGTAVIGRVGELPPPPPSLCEDFPPPPPPPPPLDDDLPAPPPECHALPPAFDAPPPVADDLPLPAPPEESSCLPTSPPPPPPPPPPPPPAPSSGSRYPSAGGNAPRPIEKQTSFDKQLDSLTDLLSEMETRGPFNPKLPSQYPSAPAPKPSGPPRTAPKPNLSFLPPPECGDRPPPAPWAEELKARTNRHGNNSAVSGTSPAPQPLAKPAVAPKAAYGGKMATSATALAQKLNQNLNQNQNLNHAPAKFGVAPKPSPMMAPSAPGSFPPVPPAAPPAPPPAAPPAAPPAAPTAAPTAAPPAAPAASPPAVPTAAPAAPPAPPAQPANKAAPFSSYSCLRSAPSPTSQENVRPSPPAAALPPQPKPMVTPPPSSFNQPMKEAPSSTPSLPGPMAVPGGGVPLNMREVEELERMTNDFIRDMDTHAPVITSPPTEVCGKCGESLSRSQPAVRAMDKLFHANCFCCMGCQRPLQGMQFYDRDSSPQCEDCYTSSLAVCSRCGERITDRVLKAVGQCFHAHCFRCSTCACSLEGAPFITDDNNNPYCVQDYHRRFSPLCVSCNEPIIPAPGSEETVRVVALEKNFHLKCYRCEDCARPLSIEADADGCYPLDGKILCMKCHTQRAKQAKQ, translated from the exons ATGGAGGAATCCAGCAACAAGCCCTTAATGGTGACCTCCTCCATTAACTTCAAGGTCACCACTCCGTCGTTTTATAACCAGCCAAAGAAGTTTGCCTCCGTCGCACCGCCCCGCCCCAAAAGCCAATCCCCGCCCTCTGGGCCGTCCCCAACACCAGTGGGCACCGCTGTGATTGGGCGCGTTGGGGAGcttcctccgccccctccttcGCTCTGTGAAG ActtcccgcccccccctcctcctcctcccccattgGATGACGACTtgccagcccctccccctgaatGCCATGCCCTACCCCCTGCCTTTGACGCTCCGCCTCCCGTGGCAGACGACCTGCCCCTCCCAGCTCCCCCTGAGGAGAGCTCCTGTCtgcccacctctccccctccccctcctccccctccgcctccccctcctcctgccccctccAGTGGGTCCAGGTACCCCAGCGCGGGGGGCAATGCAccg AGGCCAATTGAGAAGCAGACAAGTTTTGACAAACAGCTGGACTCCCTGACCGACCTGCTGTCTGAGATGGAGACCAGGGGACCGTTCAACCCCAAG TTACCAAGCCAGTACCCTTCAGCACCAGCGCCAAAGCCATCAGGTCCTCCCCGGACCGCTCCCAAGCcaaacctctccttcctcccgcCCCCCGAGTGCGGGGACcggcctccccccgccccctgggCCGAGGAGCTCAAAGCCAGAACCAACCGCCACGGCAATAACAGCGCAGTGTCCGGCACCTCGCCTGCCCCCCAGCCATTGGCTAAACCGGCAGTGGCTCCCAAGGCCGCTTATGGCGGGAAAATGGCCACCTCTGCCACCGCTCTGGCCCAGAAACTCAACCAGAACttgaaccagaaccagaatcTGAACCACGCCCCAGCCAAGTTTGGTGTAGCACCAAAGCCCTCTCCTATGATGgccccctctgcccccggcTCTTTCCCCCCcgttcctcctgctgctcctcctgctcctcctcctgctgctcctcctgctgctcctcctgcggCTCCTACTGCTGCTCctactgctgctcctcctgctgctcctgctgcttctcctcctgcGGTTCctactgctgctcctgctgctcctcctgcacctcctgctCAGCCGGCCAACAAGGCCGCTCCTTTCAGTTCCTACAGCTGCCTCAGGAGcgctccctcccccaccagtCAGGAGAACGTTAGGCCCAGTCCCCCGGCTGCTGCCCTGCCTCCGCAACCAAAGCCCATGGTgactccgcccccctcctccttcaaccAGCCAATGAAGGAAGCGCCCTCATCAACG ccctccctccctgggcCGATGGCGGTTCCGGGTGGGGGTGTGCCTCTCAAcatgagggaggtggaggagctggagaggatGACGAACGACTTCATCagagacatggacacacacgctcCCGTCATCACATCGCCCCCTACAG AGGTGTGTGGGAAGTGTGGTGAGTCTCTGTCCCGCAGCCAGCCTGCCGTGCGGGCAATGGACAAGCTGTTCCACGCCAACTGCTTCTGCTGCATGGGCTgccagcgccccctgcagggcATGCAGTTCTACGACCGCGACAGCTCTCCGCAGTGCGAGGACTGTTACACG AGCTCCCTGGCGGTGTGCTCCCGCTGCGGGGAGCGCATCACGGACCGAGTGCTGAAGGCGGTGGGCCAGTGTTTCCATGCCCACTGCTTCCGCTGCAGCACCTGCGCCTGCAGCCTGGAGGGGGCGCCCTTCATCaccgacgacaacaacaacccctACTGCGTCCAGGACTACCACAG gcgcTTCTCCCCGCTGTGTGTGAGCTGTAACGAGCCCATCATCCCCGCCCCGGGGAGCGAGGAGACGGTCAGGGTGGTCGCCCTCGAGAAGAACTTCCACCTCAAGTGTTACCGGTGTGAG GACTGCGCCCGACCCCTGTCAATAGAAGCAGACGCCGACGGCTGCTATCCATTGGACGGCAAGATCTTGTGTATGAAGTGCCACACCCAACGAGCCAAGCAGGCCAAGCAGTGA